DNA sequence from the bacterium genome:
GCATACCCGAGGCATCTGTGCCCCGGGAGCCGTGGGCGTCGGATCAGGCGGGCGCTGGATTCGCAGTCAAAGGGGTTACCGGGGGAGGTTCTGATGAGGTGGGTTTTTGTGGTTCTACCCCTGTGGAATAAGGGGAATTTGGCAGGTCTTTTGAGAATGGGTGAAAGACTAGCTTTCGATTGTAGGTAGGATTGATGTTGTGGGTGAACCTCCCCAATAACCGTCAAAAACTACTGTCATTTATCCCCAGCAGTATTCGTGCCAACTTGGGCGTACTGGCCCAAATACGCCTCAACAAACGGCTTTCCGGTCCCTCTTGGCGCCCAAGAAAACTGTGCTAATATCCCTCCTGCTCCGTTAAGGTAGGACCCTCGAGCGGCGCCTCAGTCACGCAGGTTTTCCACAATTCTTCCACAGTCTGTGGAAAACTTTGCGGTGGAGAATTAATGTCCAATTCCCTCTGGCTTCGTCTCCGAAACCACCTCCAAAACGAACTCGACCCCGAGGAATTTTCCACCTGGTTCCAGCCCCTTCGGTTGGGGCGCGAAGAAAGCGGTCGCGTCGTGCTGCTCGCGCCCAATCAGACATTCCTGCATACGCTCGAAGCAAGTTACCGGCCCGCGGTGGACCGAGCAATCGCCGGACTTGAGGACGAAACTTGTGAAGTCCTTTTCTCGGTCGAGGACAAGGCATCCTCAGTCAAGGCGCGAGCCCGCTCGCATTCGGAATCGCGCTTCAATCCTCGCTATGTCTTCGAGACTTTCGTTGTCGGCAATTCCAACCAATTCGCCCACGCCGCGGCAAGAGCCGTCACCGAATCGCCCTTTCGAAGCTACAACCCGCTCTTTCTCTACGGAGGCGTCGGGCTCGGCAAGACCCATCTCCTGAACGCTATTGGTCACCGCCTCCAGGAACAGCACCCGGAGCTCCAGGTCATGTACCTGGCCGCGGAGCAGTTCGTAAACGATCTCATCAGCTCGCTCAGATTCAACCGCATGCCGTCGTTTCGTGAGCGCTACCGCAACATCGATATTCTGCTTGTCGACGACATTCAGTTTCTGGCCAACAAAGAACGCACGCAGGAAGAGTTCTTCCATACCTTCAACACTCTCTACACCGGCCAGAAGCAAATCATCCTCTCCTCGGATGCGCCACCACGCAATATCCCCGACCTCGAGGAGCGACTCCGGAGCCGATTCGAATGGGGCCTCATCGCCGACATTCAACCCCCTGAT
Encoded proteins:
- the dnaA gene encoding chromosomal replication initiator protein DnaA yields the protein MSNSLWLRLRNHLQNELDPEEFSTWFQPLRLGREESGRVVLLAPNQTFLHTLEASYRPAVDRAIAGLEDETCEVLFSVEDKASSVKARARSHSESRFNPRYVFETFVVGNSNQFAHAAARAVTESPFRSYNPLFLYGGVGLGKTHLLNAIGHRLQEQHPELQVMYLAAEQFVNDLISSLRFNRMPSFRERYRNIDILLVDDIQFLANKERTQEEFFHTFNTLYTGQKQIILSSDAPPRNIPDLEERLRSRFEWGLIADIQPPDLETKIAILRKKADTQKLHLPDEVAHFIAHQVRSNIRELEGLLNRVLAFASLTGRPLSLEVAKETLKDILPEDPRVNASDIIKTVAHHYGLKVGEIKSRKNSQQIVFPRQVAMYLCKQITDLSYPEIGKHFNNKHHSTVMYSVEKIDRLRSEDRELGRTLDHLARKFS